Part of the Aquabacterium sp. NJ1 genome, CCCCCTATGTCATGCCGGTTGTGCTGCTGGTCAATGCCTCGGCCGACCTGCTCCAGCAGGCCTTGCAGGCCGTGCCCAACACCGCGCTGCAGTTCCATGGCGACGAGACACCCGCACAGTGCGAGTCGGTCCGCCGGCCCTACGTTCGGGCGGCGCGGATGGCCCCCGGTTTCGATTTGTTAGACTTCGCCCTGGCTTACCCCAGCGCCCAGGCTATGTTGGTGGACGCTCACGTAGATGGCTACGGTGGGGGAGGCCAGGTATTTGACTGGTCCCTGTTGCCAAAACAGCTGCCTCGTCCCATGATCCTCTCGGGTGGTTTGCACCCGGGTAATGTGAAGGATGGGGTTGTCAGCGTGCGGCCATGGGCTGTGGATGTGAGTTCTGGTGTGGAAGCGGGCAAGGGCATCAAGGATGCCGCGCTGATGCGCCAGTTCTGTCAGGCCGTGCGGGCGGCCGATCGGCAGTGTGCCGAAGCCGCATGAGCGCGGAGCGCTTCACCTCCCAAGGTGTCGGCCCCGCATGGTGAGTTCATTGAGAGTGACATGCTGAATTACAACCAGCCCGACGCCAAGGGCCATTTCGGGCCCTACGGCGGCACCTTCGTCTCCGAGACCCTGATCCACGCGCTGAATCAACTCAAGGACGTCTACGAGCACTATCGCCACGATGAGGCCTTCAAGGCAGAGTTCCGTCGCGAACTGGCCCACTTCGTCGGCCGCCCCAGCCCGATCTACCATGCGGACCGCCTGAGCCGCGAAGTCGGCGGCGCTCAGATCCATTTCAAGCGCGAAGACCTCAATCACACCGGTGCGCACAAGGTCAACAACACCATTGGTCAGGCCTTGCTGGCCAAGCGCATGGGCAAGCCCCGCGTGATCGCCGAGACCGGTGCCGGCCAGCACGGTGTGGCCACGGCCACCATCTGCGCACGTTATGGCATGGAGTGCGTGGTCTACATGGGCGCCGAAGACGTCAAGCGTCAGTCCCCCAATGTGTACCGCATGCACCTGCTGGGCGCCAAGGTGGTGCCGGTCGAATCCGGCAGCAAGACCTTGAAGGACGC contains:
- a CDS encoding phosphoribosylanthranilate isomerase produces the protein MPLSPEHRTRIKICGLTREADVDAAVEAGADAIGFVVYEKSPRYVSAARAGELARRLPPYVMPVVLLVNASADLLQQALQAVPNTALQFHGDETPAQCESVRRPYVRAARMAPGFDLLDFALAYPSAQAMLVDAHVDGYGGGGQVFDWSLLPKQLPRPMILSGGLHPGNVKDGVVSVRPWAVDVSSGVEAGKGIKDAALMRQFCQAVRAADRQCAEAA